Proteins encoded together in one Manis pentadactyla isolate mManPen7 chromosome 6, mManPen7.hap1, whole genome shotgun sequence window:
- the KLHL41 gene encoding kelch-like protein 41, which translates to MDSQRELTEELRLYQSTLLQDGLKDLLDEKKFIDCTLKAGDKSLPCHRLILSACSPYFREYFLSEIDEEKKKEVELDNVDPVVLDLIIKYLYSASIDLNDGNVQDIFALASRFQIPSVFTVCVSYLQKRLAPGNCLAILRLGLLLDCPRLAISAREFVSDRFVQICKEEDFMQLSPQELISVISNDGLNVEKEEAVFEAVMKWVQTDRENRVKNLSEVFDCIRFRLMTEKYFKDHVEKDDIIKSNPELQKKIKVLKDAFAGKLPEPSRNAEKAGSGELNGDVGDEDLLPGYLNDIPRHGMFVKDLILLVNDTAAVAYDPTENECYLTALADQIPRNHSSIVTRQNQVYVVGGLYVDEENKDQPLQSYFFQLDNIASEWVGLPPLPSARCLFGLGEVDDKIYVVAGKDLQTEASLDSVLCYDPVASKWNEVKKLPIKVYGHSVTSHKGTIYCLGGKTDDKKCTNRMFIYSPKKGDWKDLAPMKTPRSMFGVAVHKGKIVIAGGVTEDGLSASVEAFDLTTNKWEVMTEFPQERSSISLVSLAGSLYAIGGFAMIQLESKEFAPTEVNDIWKYEDDKKEWAGMLKEIRYASGASCLSTRLNLFKLSKL; encoded by the exons ATGGATTCCCAGCGGGAACTCACAGAGGAACTGCGGCTTTACCAATCTACTCTTCTTCAGGATGGTCTAAAAGATCTCCTGGATGAGAAAAAATTCATCGACTGCACCCTAAAAGCTGGTGACAAAAGTCTTCCTTGCCACAGACTGATTCTGTCAGCATGTAGTCCTTACTTCCGTGAGTATTTTTTATCTGAAAttgatgaggagaaaaaaaaggaggtAGAATTAGATAATGTGGATCCTGTTGTGCTGGATTTAATCATCAAGTACCTTTACTCTGCCAGTATTGATCTCAATGATGGAAATGTGCAAGATATTTTTGCACTGGCCAGCCGCTTTCAGATACCCTCAGTGTTCACTGTCTGCGTTTCTTACCTTCAGAAAAGACTTGCTCCTGGTAACTGTCTAGCCATCCTAAGATTAGGACTTCTTCTTGACTGCCCACGACTTGCCATCTCTGCCCGTGAATTTGTCTCTGATCGCTTTGTACAGATTTGTAAGGAAGAGGACTTTATGCAACTGTCACCACAGGAACTGATCTCAGTCATTTCAAATGATGGCCTAAATGTAGAAAAGGAAGAAGCAGTATTTGAGGCAGTGATGAAATGGgtgcagacagacagagaaaaCAGGGTTAAAAACCTTAGCGAAGTATTTGACTGTATCCGTTTTCGCCTtatgacagaaaaatattttaaagatcatGTTGAGAAAGATGATATAATTAAAAGCAACCCAGAActccagaaaaaaatcaaagttctCAAAGATGCTTTTGCAGGCAAACTCCCTGAACCTAGCAGAAATGCAGAAAAGGCTGGGTCTGGTGAGTTGAATGGTGATGTTGGGGATGAAGATTTACTTCCTGGTTACCTGAATGACATTCCCAGGCATGGAATGTTTGTCAAAGACCTCATCCTCTTGGTTAATGACACTGCTGCAGTCGCTTATGATCCCACAGAAAATGAGTGTTACCTTACTGCACTGGCAGACCAGATTCCCAGAAATCATTCCAGCATTGTTACCCGACAAAATCAGGTCTATGTGGTAGGAGGACTATATGTGGACGAAGAAAATAAGGATCAACCTCTACAGTCCTACTTCTTTCAG CTTGATAACATAGCATCTGAGTGGGTTGGACTTCCACCTCTGCCTTCGGCCAGGTGTCTCTTCGGTCTGGGAGAGGTAGATGACAAAATCTATGTAGTTGCAGGCAAAGACCTTCAAACAGAGGCTTCATTGGATTCAGTATTATGCTATGATCCTGT GGCTTCAAAATGGAATGAAGTTAAAAAACTTCCCATCAAAGTCTACGGCCATAGTGTGACTTCACATAAGGGGACAATATATTGTCTAGGAGGAAAGACAGATGACAA AAAGTGTACAAACAGGATGTTTATCTACAGTCCCAAAAAGGGAGACTGGAAAGATCTGGCACCAATGAAAACCCCTCGTTCCATGTTTGGAGTAGCAGTCCATAAAGGCAAAATTGTGATTGCAGGAGGTGTCACGGAAGATGGCCTTTCAGCTTCAGTTGAAGCTTTTGACCTCACAACCAATAA atGGGAAGTAATGACTGAATTTCCCCAAGAAAGAAGTTCCATCAGTTTGGTCAGCCTGGCTGGATCCCTATATGCCATTGGTGGTTTTGCCATGATTCAACTGGAGTCCAAAGAGTTTGCACCCACTGAAGTCAATGACATATGGAA GTATGAAGATGATAAAAAAGAATGGGCTGGGATGTTGAAGGAAATACGTTACGCTTCAGGAGCTAGTTGCCTATCAACACGTTTAAACCTGTTCAAACTGTCTAAACTATAA